In the Podospora pseudocomata strain CBS 415.72m chromosome 5, whole genome shotgun sequence genome, one interval contains:
- the RPS2 gene encoding 40S ribosomal protein (EggNog:ENOG503NWFC; BUSCO:EOG09264903; COG:J), translated as MADRGTGARGGGFAARGDRGGDRGRGRGRGRGRRGGNKNDEKEWQPVTKLGRLVKAGKIKSMEEIYLHSLPIKEYQIVDYFLPKLKDEVMKIKPVQKQTRAGQRTRFKAIVIIGDSEGHVGLGIKTSKEVATAIRAAIIIAKLSVVPVRRGYWGANLGAPHSLPTKESGKCGSVTVRLIPAPRGTAIVASPAVKRLLQLAGIEDAYSSSSGSTKTLENTLKATFAAVSNTYGFLTPNLWKETKLIRSPLEEFADTLRDGKRYTN; from the exons ATGGCTGATCGGGGAACTGGTGcccgcggcggcggctttgCTGCTCGTGGTGATCGTGGTGGTGATCGCGGCCGTGGCCGTGGCCGTGGACGTGGACGTCGCGGCGGCAACAAGAACGACGAGAAGGAGTGGCAGCCCGTCACCAAGCTCGGTCGTCTCGTCAAGGCCGGCAAGATTAAGAGCATGGAGGAGATCTACCTCCACTCTCTCCCCATCAAGGAGTACCAAATCGTGGATTACTTCCtccccaagctcaaggatgaggtCATGAAG ATCAAGCCCGTCCAGAAGCAGACCCGTGCCGGTCAGCGTACCCGCTTCAAGGCTATCGTTATCATCGGTGATTCCGAGGGTCACGTCGGTCTCGGTATCAAGACTTCCAAGGAAGTCGCGACTGCCATCCGtgccgccatcatcatcgctaAGCTCAGCGTTGTTCCCGTCAGACGTGGTTACTGGGGTGCCAACCTCGGTGCtccccactccctccccaccaaggAGAGCGGCAAGTGCGGTTCCGTCACCGTCCGT CTCATCCCTGCCCCCCGTGGTACTGCCATCGTCGCTTCCCCCGCCGTCAAGcgtctcctccagctcgccgGTATCGAGGATGCCtactcctcttcttccggcTCCACCAAGACCCTCGAGAACACCCTCAAGGCTACCTTCGCCGCTGTCTCCAACACCTACGGtttcctcacccccaactTGTGGAAGGAGACCAAGCTTATCCGCTCTCCTCTGGAGGAGTTTGCCGACACCCTCCGGGACGGCAAGCGTTACACCAACTAG
- a CDS encoding hypothetical protein (EggNog:ENOG503NUW5; COG:S), which translates to MWLLESDLFEGKKLWLRPGKLYLFGRTVSEAGQLVISDKTISRKHITIKVEPVPEGGGRNITSRSQITIEDLDSKKGTTVNDVQIRGQKKVLTETVNTVKLGMCQKLLRIQWYPVVLSFSFTNKELRADPWTKLRDDLEQLDIKYSAEYEETTTHVVSKKRNTSKGLQALINGKLIVTESFINTIINAATTPADAEEGLSSALEQDFDHHWPNALDHLPPRGEETGERPSTAYAPDERRQEVFEGYTFVFYEKKQFENLLSPITSGRGKAVLNAVTPGQTDVDDFVRFVKGVAGEKGLGSFEDGSEGKGVVVVRYIPKDENYEWYAQFLTEFAQRLDHRPIDQREFIEAILDCDASMLRRPLEEASQSEPAMSRPEAHTEPGVRMEIDQPSTEPTAPQQREVEREPSPQPPLRRVRTRRGVSRFKGFDIEDDNPEPTQEIGPVQPNLPELSQPAVEASQDGLFVSQYQDPLDRPEEETAPESRPPPRATRKRPLSPLPEHDESALLANIAPTAAAAKRRRIQAGEPPVPPPPEPEPPVKDKDNDEMVIESPQDKSEKGRGTKGKGKKTAGGDDILELARKQREEAEARAAAERRALTELGDDEIDYAEIRRLQLEMVQECEVRFPEPWKGGAGTSRTREQDIADGRWDPKWNGRKNYKQFRKQGAATGRQASRTVIPLEEVRPKSNGIGDEYWLENDSNSRQKNGATSQRQSQTQQQTSNPTPEKAKAPPRRNILTIDSSDEDEDDVDVMDEDRATPEPTPEPARSRAAKAAERANARKGQSQTQSTQTQSQSSNKRAAPPLNASPNSSREAKKPRRGGFMAASRDQSDDDSDDELKFRFGRRK; encoded by the exons ATGTGGCTGCTTGAGAGCGATCTTTTCGAAG GCAAGAAGCTCTGGCTGCGGCCTGGAAAGCTCTACCTCTTCGGCCGCACGGTATCTGAGGCTGGTCAGCTCGTTATCTCTGACAAGACCATTTCGCGTAaacacatcaccatcaaggtTGAGCCTGTCCcggaaggcggcggc CGCAACATTACCTCCAGATCCCAGATCACCATTGAAGATCTCGATTCAAAAAAGGGAACCACCGTAAACGATGTCCAGATACGCGGCCAGAAGAAAGTCCTCACCGAGACTGTGAACACAGTTAAGCTAGGAATGTGCCAGAAGCTTCTGCG CATTCAGTGGTACCCCGTTGTGctgagcttctccttcacTAACAAGGAGTTACGTGCAGACCCGTGGACGAAGCTTCGCGATGATCTCGAACAATTGGATATAAAATACTCGGCTGAATACgaagaaaccaccacccacgtcGTGTCAAAGAAGCGCAACACGTCGAAGGGGCTTCAAGCTCTCATTAATGGCAAACTTATTGTCACCGAGAgcttcatcaacaccatcatcaatgcagcaacaacaccagccgatgccgaggaaggCTTGTCGAGCGCGTTGGAACAAGACTTTGATCACCATTGGCCCAATGCTCTCGACCACTTGCCGCCACGAGGTGAAGAGACCGGAGAACGACCCAGCACAGCCTACGCTCCGGATGAACGGCGACAGGAGGTGTTTGAAGGGTACACGTTTGTTTTTTACGAGAAGAAACAGTTTGAAAACCTCCTCTCTCCCATCACTTCTGGGAGGGGTAAAGCGGTGTTGAATGCGGTGACGCCAGGACAAACGGACGTGGATGATTTCGTCCGTTTCGTCAAAGGCGTGGCTGGTGAAAAGGGGCTTGGGTCTTTTGAGGATGGCAGCGAGGGAAagggagtggtggttgttCGATACATCCCGAAGGATGAAAACTACGAATGGTATGCGCAGTTTCTCACAGAATTTGCTCAGCGGCTCGACCATCGACCAATCGACCAGCGCGAATTTATTGAGGCGATCCTGGACTGCGATGCTTCCATGTTGCGACGCCCCTTGGAAGAGGCTAGTCAATCCGAACCGGCAATGTCACGTCCTGAAGCTCACACAGAACCAGGTGTTCGCATGGAAATAGATCAGCCATCGACCGAGCCGACAGCCCCCCAGCAGAGAGAGGTGGAGAGAGAACCCTCGCCACAACCGCCTCTTCGAAGAGTGCGGACTCGAAGAGGTGTAAGCAGATTCAAAGGCTTTGATATCGAGGACGACAACCCCGAGCCGACTCAAGAGATAGGCCCCGTTCAACCTAACCTTCCCGAACTAAGCCAGCCCGCAGTCGAAGCGTCACAGGATGGTCTGTTTGTTTCGCAATACCAGGACCCTCTTGATCGTCCAGAGGAAGAGACCGCACCCGAGTCGCGCCCTCCGCCTCGAGCTACGCGCAAACGCCCACTCTCACCCTTGCCAGAACATGATGAATCGGCATTACTAGCCAACATTGCCCCCACAGCCGCGGCAGCCAAACGCAGGCGTATTCAGGCAGGAGAGCCGCCTgtgccgccaccaccggaaCCGGAGCCTCcagtcaaggacaaggacaatgACGAGATGGTGATTGAATCTCCCCAAGACAAAAGTGAGAAGGGGCGAGGTACGAAAGGGAAAGGCAAGAAAACAGCAGGCGGTGACGATATCTTGGAGCTGGCGCGCAAGCAGCGCGAAGAGGCCGAAGCCAGAGCAGCCGCGGAACGTCGAGCACTGACCGAGTTGGGCGATGATGAGATTGATTATGCGGAAATTCGCAGGCTGCAACTTGAAATGGTCCAGGAATGTGAGGTTCGCTTCCCTGAGCCATGGAAAGGGGGAGCTGGTACCAGTCGTACGCGTGAACAGGACATTGCCGACGGTCGTTGGGATCCCAAATGGAATGGTCGTAAGAATTACAAGCAGTTCCGAAAGCAAGGTGCAGCCACTGGACGGCAAGCATCACGAACAGTAATTCCCCTAGAAGAGGTTCGGCCAAAGAGCAATGGTATCGGGGACGAGTATTGGCTCGAGAACGACTCCAACAGTCGCCAAAAGAACGGTGCCACCAGCCAACGTCAATCTCAAACGCAGCAGCAAACCAGCAATCCCACCCCCGAGAAAGCCAAGGCCCCTCCCAGGAGGAACATTCTCACCATCGACAGCAGtgatgaggacgaagatgatgtggatgTTATGGACGAGGACCGAGCAACACCAGAGCCAACACCCGAGCCAGCAAGGTCGAGGGCGGCCAAGGCAGCGGAGCGGGCCAATGCTCGGAAGGGCCAGTCACAGACACAGAGCACGCAAACGCAGTCGcagagcagcaacaagcgagcagcaccaccgctGAATGCCTCACCTAATAGCTCGAGGGAAGCGAAGAAGCCGCGTCGGGGAGGGTTCATGGCTGCCAGTAGAGACCAaagcgacgacgacagcgatgATGAGTTGAAGTTCCGGTTTGGCAGGCGGAAGTGA
- a CDS encoding hypothetical protein (COG:S; EggNog:ENOG503PVGR): MAMFFLARTESFNHYVDTWWDDQQALLICPFSLAATEYGFECYCGDVLVDSWLRGGDSDCNKPRPAVATGNRDCEWAMSLWNADDGKVPRVFGPQEHFVPPTLAPGEIDVLAYVGGLRQTAVLVATPVYEWPAGSHTLSSSSSYASNIDMTALAASVYAIVSAAMKQAQGLVVSEVCRKVYGDLIEKVAKAAIDSTTTTTFSTTTLMTTVICTESTSSLVTSNSPISLITSHL; the protein is encoded by the exons ATGGCCATGTTCTTTCTTGCCCGAACTGAAAGCTTCAACCATTACGTCGATACCTGGTGGGATGACCAACAAGCTCT TCTGATATGCCCTTTTTCGCTGGCCGCTACCGAATACGGCTTCGAGTGCTACTGTGGCGATGTGCTGGTGGACTCTTggttgaggggtggtgattcgGACTGCAACAAGCCGCGCCCTGCTGTTGCGACAGGCAATCGCGATTGCGAATGGGCAATGAGTCTCTGGAACGCCGACGATGGCAAAGTTCCCAGGGTTTTCGGTCCTCAAGAGCATTTCGTGCCTCCCACCCTTGCTCCTGGTGAAATTGACGTCCTTGCCTACGTGGGTGGCCTGCGACAGACTGCTGTATTGGTTGCAACTCCGGTATATGAGTGGCCGGCTGGGAGTCATACactctcgtcgtcgtcttcataTGCTTCAAATATCGACATGACAGCTCTTGCAGCCAGCGTCTACGCCATTGTATCAGCTGCCATGAAGCAGGCACAAGGGCTTGTGGTATCGGAAGTTTGCAGAAAAGTCTATGGGGACCTTATAGAAAAGGTCGCCAAAGCAGCTATTGATAGCACTACTACTACCACATTCAGCACGACGACGCTCATGACTACTGTTATATGTACCGAGTCTACTAGTTCATTAGTGACGAGCAATTCACCGATATCGTTGATAACCTCCCATCTGTAG
- a CDS encoding hypothetical protein (EggNog:ENOG503P2FZ) has product MPPPPIPPSHPPADPRESTTTATQPPTLRKKPSAGILTTTTSALGHRTTRITTTAAAAPTTTSASSPAVPLSRHPFKRRDQNATSTARGMRAGFDPKAPTPTTARQTTPRMPSYERPGPTGTRQPQVPTAARAVNNSGKPPVTPKVATRLAPSTTSTQHQNPTSVATPLPRRPRPDTILSANGSGPRDKLDITSPVAAFLNTTNVTPRSGSRQNRVESAHSTPNATPNIERHDSFDSRNGLAISPSVVDDVTSRRPVVTFSPASDVSGAGHRQDPDSKFFYAADVPRQTQQAHPRPVVAPQQARNTTFFHASGSPAPDRSSVVSPLVSPAATSNDSLMSKFFYANGAPELQPAPKFGPTRRGPSSVVSTASKIPTNRTGNALRPTSPVGVQPKVKSGHNTPLVSPRSPIASSHHRLSVGSQGRSGLEQTPHSTGAERAHARPKSLTIADAPAIARLMSSHGSIPPTPASEATSPLFAPPSTILPGSPGMSGFASLLQAAEDFAESEEGKSESLNSPAKSSSQEKEPLSDLVANARRERKVQDLQITNASLEAINRTLERQLRKQTAELRRYKRMSRMSMASLSSRVPSASTAAGGGLAKAGMELNDLNEEEGEIAAGDAAIEELEEEDEEEEEEEEEEDSMSGSEHSDSGSSGANTERNESRQKRDERRLQIDLSKHQQLLVDSQKMNQSLKRCLGWTEELIKEGKRALAYKITVSDIELGGRVLVPEEIEALEPQQEEDGSVMENDIEDYEDELKDDSLYGEEPRLDNLGSTDTENDDLKDDSLYGDDPRLDDDLRDDSLYGDNPRLDDDFRDDSLYGDILRSDDDLRDDSLYGDNPRYDDDLKEDSLYEENPRLDDDLDSSDTEDEKERRKTWRPDAQDRDSGVELPTDSR; this is encoded by the coding sequence ATGCCTCCgcccccaatccctcctTCGCACCCACCCGCCGACCCGCGAGAATCAACTACCACGGCAACACAACCGCCGACGCTGAGGAAAAAGCCCTCGGCGGGTATTCTGACTACCACCACGTCCGCCTTGGGCCACAGAACAACacgcatcaccaccaccgcagccgccgccccgacgaccacctccgcctcctcccctgccGTGCCGTTGTCCCGCCATCCGTTCAAACGGAGGGACCAAAATGCAACGTCGACAGCACGGGGCATGAGGGCTGGATTTGATCCGAAAGCGCCCacgccgacgacggcgaggcaGACCACTCCAAGGATGCCATCCTACGAGCGACCAGGTCCCACTGGTACTCGACAACCACAAGTCCCAACCGCAGCAAGGGCAGTAAACAACAGCGGCAAACCGCCAGTGACTCCAAAAGTAGCGACGCGTCTTGCTCCTTCTACTACTTCTACTCAACACCAGAACCCGACAAGCGTTGCGACACCGCTGCCACGACGCCCAAGGCCTGATACCATCTTGAGCGCCAATGGCTCGGGGCCGCGCGATAAACTCGACATCACTTCCCCCGTAGCCGCATTCTTAAACACCACCAATGTCACACCGAGATCTGGATCAAGACAAAACCGCGTTGAAAGCGCCCACAGCACTCCGAACGCCACCCCCAATATTGAACGACACGATTCTTTCGACAGTAGAAATGGGCTGGCTATCTCGCCATCCGTTGTTGACGATGTGACTTCGAGACGACCCGTAGTAACATTCAGTCCGGCCTCCGATGTGAGTGGCGCTGGCCATCGTCAGGACCCGGATTCAAAGTTCTTTTATGCCGCAGACGTTCCGAGACAGACCCAGCAAGCACATCCGAGACCAGTAGTTGCACCGCAACAAGCGAGGAACACAACTTTTTTCCATGCCAGCGGAAGCCCTGCTCCAGATCGATCAAGTGTTGTCTCTCCACTGGTATCTCCTGCTGCCACCAGCAATGACAGTCTCATGAGCAAGTTCTTTTATGCAAACGGAGCACCAGAATTACAGCCTGCCCCCAAATTTGGACCAACGAGGAGAGGACCGAGCTCGGTCGTGTCTACAGCTTCTAAAATACCAACAAACCGGACGGGCAATGCGCTCAGGCCAACTTCTCCTGTTGGGGTCCAACCCAAGGTCAAGAGCGGACACAACACACCCCTTGTGTCTCCTCGATCCCCCATAGCGAGCTCACACCATCGACTCAGCGTGGGCAGCCAAGGAAGGTCTGGACTGGAACAAACTCCCCATTCTACCGGTGCAGAAAGAGCCCACGCTCGCCCAAAGAGCCTGACCATTGCCGATGCTCCTGCCATAGCCAGGCTTATGTCTTCTCATggctccatcccccccacccctgcCTCTGAGGCAACATCTCCCCTATTTGCCCCACCGAGCACGATTCTTCCAGGAAGCCCAGGCATGAGTGGGTTTGCATCACTTCTTCAGGCTGCCGAGGATTTTGCCGAATCAGAAGAAGGGAAGTCAGAGTCGCTGAACAGCCCAGCGAAGTCTAGCTCGCAGGAAAAGGAACCGCTGAGTGATTTGGTCGCCAACGCGCGCCGAGAGCGCAAAGTGCAAGATTTGCAAATTACAAACGCCAGTCTTGAGGCAATCAATAGGACGTTGGAAAGGCAATTGCGGAAGCAGACTGCTGAGCTGCGGCGTTATAAGCGGATGTCGAGGATGAGCATGGCCTCGTTGAGTAGCCGCGTCCCATCGGCCTCGACAGCTGCAGGTGGGGGATTGGCGAAAGCTGGAATGGAGCTGAATGATCtcaacgaggaagagggtgagaTTGCAGCGGGGGACGCTGCGATAGAGGAactggaagaggaagacgaagaggaagaagaagaggaggaggaggaagattcCATGTCTGGCTCGGAGCATTCGGATTCGGGCAGTTCCGGGGCCAACACGGAGCGCAATGAGTCGCGCCAGAAGAGAGACGAGCGGAGGCTTCAGATTGATCTCTCCAAGCATCAACAACTGCTCGTCGACAGTCAGAAAATGAACCAAAGTCTGAAGCGGTGTTTGGGGTGGACGGAGGAGCTGATCAAGGAAGGAAAACGAGCTCTTGCCTACAAAATTACCGTCAGCGACATTGAGTTGGGCGGTCGGGTACTTGTTcccgaggagattgaggctCTAGAACCGCaacaggaagaggatggaagCGTCATGGAAAACGATATTGAAGACTACGAGGATGAACTAAAAGACGACTCTCTTTATGGGGAAGAGCCTCGGTTGGACAATCTAGGTAGTACCGACACCGAAAACGACGACCTGAAGGACGATTCCCTCTATGGAGACGACCCTCGCTTGGACGATGATCTCAGAGACGACTCTCTTTATGGGGACAACCCCCGCTTAGACGACGATTTTCGAGATGATTCTCTTTATGGGGACATCCTTCGCTCGGATGATGATCTTAGAGACGACTCCCTCTACGGCGACAACCCTCGCTATGATGACGATCTCAAAGAGGACTCTTTATATGAGGAAAATCCTCGATTAGACGACGACCTTGACAGCAGTGACACTGAGGATGAGAAAGAACGACGAAAAACGTGGAGGCCAGATGCACAGGACAGGGACAGTGGGGTCGAGTTGCCTACTGACAGCAGGTAA
- a CDS encoding hypothetical protein (BUSCO:EOG09264EGS; COG:C; EggNog:ENOG503P2DH) yields MALLGVTLIIASLILLCMRRPQWFPSLFGGALQPETKEEKHTDDGLQNQHAPPALVVQQPHDTNDDIDDNDEQSTPKASATIVVDNAPVPTLNLSEPEPEPAPKPQIRPPVPLFSAPPPAQSPNNLMMPPPSRPPTLRPTPSSSLSPAPSRLSPAPARGPGCSTLALPPTHSTKPSKPSKAVVLTPGHSPLDWARLSGNPSADLRGLPPGTPYLHVTPSMLKRQTGRKGKDAWTVLSGKVYNLTPYLPFHPGGEPELLRCAGRDGTRLFGEIHPWVNYEGMLSACLVGIFVTEEEAAAAAAGGGGMEDMD; encoded by the coding sequence ATGGCGTTACTGGGAGTGACTCTGATAATTGCCTCTCTCATTCTACTCTGTATGCGGAGACCACAGTGGTTTCCCTCCCTGTTTGGAGGCGCTCTTCAGCCGGAGACCAAGGAAGAAAAGCACACCGACGACGGCCTGCAAAATCAACATGCCCCACCAGCGCTCGTGGTCCAACAACCACACGACACCAACGACGACATCGACGACAATGACGAGCAGTCAACCCCCAAGGCATCCGCCACAATAGTGGTTGACAACGCTCCCGTCCCAACTCTAAATCTCTCCGAGCCAGAGCCAGAACCGGCGCCAAAACCCCAGATCCGACCACCGGTGCCTCTGTTCTCAGCACCCCCACCAGCACAATCACCCAACAACCTAATGatgccccctccctcccgaccaccaaccctccgccccaccccatcttcctccctctccccagcgCCCTCCCGtctctcccccgccccagCGCGAGGACCAGGCTGCTCAACCCTCGcccttcccccaacccactccaccaaaccctccaagccctccaaagcCGTCGTCCTCACCCCGGGGCACTCCCCTCTCGACTGGGCCCGCCTCTCCGGAAACCCCTCCGCTGACCTCCGCGGCCTCCCCCCCGGAACCCCCTACCTGCATGTGACACCATCCATGCTGAAGAGACAAACCGGCAGAAAGGGGAAGGATGCCTGGACGGTGCTGAGCGGGAAGGTGTACAATCTCACCCCTTACCTACCATTCCACCCCGGAGGAGAGCCAGAGTTGCTCAGGTGCGCGGGGAGAGACGGAACgaggttgtttggggagATTCACCCGTGGGTGAACTACGAAGGCATGCTGAGTGCTTGTCTGGTGGGAATCTTTGTcacagaggaggaggctgctgctgccgcggcgGGGGGTGGCGGGATGGAAGATATGGACTGA
- a CDS encoding hypothetical protein (EggNog:ENOG503NYCK; antiSMASH:Cluster_7), producing MEFPTSPMLIDDGRDVDSLSIDTRLPRAERAQSIIHQAEDEEEDENKATVELASIMTTTSNPVSPGPSSPPLDQVRMQDFIPPTRPSSTPFPQPEPRSTDLRCLRCPSEASMDPDEPSVSDIPSVQTDNENAGLNLSDLPAEIHECILDHLFGYRVSTSSKSSITRWGTALRHPRRKELSELSRVSRTWKVLIQDRLYRHIKLKATIDSLRGSFEYFAAHPHLRSYIKHVEIWFPVFRPKYGPLALGTANTLPTVTPDGLTTASYVLPMDNCSLEEAFYFVANTFPDVCIMTLEGGERRKAPKVRHWIGEDQSCPRTMPRVNSVHTLICKGQWNLIRGQDDFETITSALPNLKEWQGSYSKPKSKSYLTMADIFSMPMKLEKLVLCLEGDYRREMSFPSYFLKVSSKVHFCSKLADAAASPYLEQISYTGRVCQQFFNDLVLKCHDTRLSRLKRIDLTVKNCCRKVAHWNESGSGITDMNFIKAFEQLVLAGIRALGKLQSIEYLRIRYVDLDSPVPPLNPYFLLDKGWCSGVWSDEIVAELNISRPSVQFEELSESFGEVGYNKDGRMTISPDFPRSKSLSLKLGNYAMLSVGIAMP from the exons ATGGAATTTCCCACGAGTCCCATGCTCATCGACGACGGTCGCGATGTCGACTCTCTCAGCATCGACACGCGCCTGCCCAGGGCTGAAAGGGCACAATCAATCATTCACCaagccgaggacgaggaggaagacgagaaCAAGGCAACGGTTGAGCTGGCTTCCATCATGACAACCACCTCGAATCCGGTATCACCCGGCCCATCAAGCCCGCCGCTGGATCAGGTACGAATGCAAGACTTCATCCCTCCAACACGCCCAAGTAGCACGCCGTTCCCACAACCCGAGCCACGAAGTACAGATTTGCGCTGCCTGAGGTGCCCTTCAGAAGCCTCGATGGATCCCGACGAACCCAGCGTTTCTGACATCCCATCGGTGCAAACCGACAACGAGAACGCCGGGCTCAACCTCTCAGATCTTCCTGCCGAGATCCACGAATGCATCTTGGATCATCTATTTGGTTACCGGGTATCTACATCATCCAAGAGCTCAATCACGCGGTGGGGGACTGCTTTGCGGCATCCAAGAAGGAAGGAGCTTTCTGAGCTATCACGAGTGAGCCGGACTTGGAAGGTGTTGATCCAAGACAGGCTCTATCGGCATATCAAGCTCAAGGCGACCATCGATTCTTTGAGAGGATCGTTCGAGTACTTTGCTGCTCATCCACATTTACGATCATATATCAAGCATGTGGAGATCTGGTTTCCGGTATTCCGGCCAAAATATGGACCTTTGGCTCTGGGGACGGCAAACACCCTTCCCACAGTTACGCCGGATGGCTTGACGACGGCGTCTTATGTCTTACCCATGGACAACTGCTCTCTGGAAGAAGCCTTTTATTTCGTCGCCAACACCTTCCCAGATGTGTGCATCATGACGCTCGAAGGTGGTGAACGGCGCAAAGCACCGAAAGTGAGGCATTGGATCGGGGAGGATCAGTCTTGCCCACGCACGATGCCCAGGGTGAACTCGGTCCACACCCTTATTTGCAAGGGACAATGGAACTTGATCCGGGGGCAGGACGACTTTGAGACCATCACGTCCGCCCTGCCTAATCTGAAGGAGTGGCAGGGCTCCTACAGCAAACCGAAATCCAAGAGCTACctcaccatggccgacatCTTCTCCATGCCCATGAAATTAGAAAAGCTGGTTCTCTGTCTGGAGGGTGACTATCGGCGAGAAATGTCTTTCCCATCGTACTTTCTCAAGGTGTCGAGCAAGGTGCACTTTTGCTCCAAGCTGGCCGACGCGGCCGCTTCTCCCTACCTGGAGCAAATATCGTACACGGGGAGAGTTTGCCAGCAGTTCTTCAACGATCTTGTCCTCAAGTGTCACGACACGAGGCTATCACGCCTAAAGCGGATCGATCTAACTGTCAAGAACTGCTGTCGGAAGGTGGCCCACTGGAACGAATCGGGGTCGGGAATCACAGACATGAACTTCATCAAGGCCTTTGAGCAGCTGGTGCTTGCTGGTATTCGAGCACTGGGGAAGTTACAGTCGATTGAGTACCTCCGGATTCGCTACGTGGACCTAG ATTCCCCTGTCCCACCTTTGAATCCTTACTTTTTGCTCGACAAAGGGTGGTGTTCGGGCGTGTGGAGCGATGAGATCGTCGCCGAGCTCAATATCTCAAGGCCGTCGGTTCAGTTTGAGGAACTGTCCGAGTCGTTTGGAGAGGTGGGGTACAACAAGGACGGCCGGATGACCATCAGTCCGGATTTCCCTCGCTCCAAGAGTCTGTCTTTGAAGCTGGGAAACTACGCGATGCTGAGTGTTGGGATCGCGATGCCGTAG
- a CDS encoding hypothetical protein (COG:S; EggNog:ENOG503P5CW), translating to MERFVPWAHIAAAIFSVILLGISAYVVHVTWGHPTPNFILFSSLWSLLVLGYVAMTPRFAPRLFHGTISLALLWLTTIFWFAGAIAYSVWAGYPYCHGSIWCGSNQAGIAFSWILFVLFTFLAVVETLRFRRGSVRTGPAVV from the exons ATGGAGCGTTTCGTCCCCTGGGCCCACATTGCCGCGGCCATATTCTCCGTCATTCTCTTGGGAATAAGCGCATATG TTGTGCACGTTACATGGGGCCACCCGACTCCCAATTTCATCTTGTTCAGCTCTCTCTGGTCTCTTCTGGTCTTGGGCTATGTGGCTATGACACCACGATTTGCCCCTAGACTCTTCCACGGCACCATTTCACTGGCTCTGTTGTGGTTGACGACCATCTTCTGGTTCGCCGGCGCAATTGCCTATTCGGTTTGGGCCGGATATCCGTATTGCCACGGCTCAATTTGGTGTGGCTCGAACCAGGCGGGAATTGCCTTTAGCTGGATTCTTTTTGTGCTCTTTACCTTCTTGGCCGTCGTCGAGACTCTCCGTTTCCGAAGGGGTTCCGTACGCACAGGGCCTGCCGTTGTTTAG
- the rps30a_2 gene encoding 40S ribosomal protein S30 (EggNog:ENOG503P6SS; COG:J) has protein sequence MGKVHGSLARAGKVKSQTPKVEKQEKAKTPKGRAHKREIYTRRFVNITLTPGGKRKMNANPTA, from the exons ATGGGCAAAGTTCACGGATCCCTCGCCCGTGCTG GCAAGGTCAAGTCGCAGACCCCCAAG GTcgagaagcaggagaaggccaagaccCCCAAGGGCCGCGCCCACAAGCGTGAGATCTATACTCGCCGCTTTGTCAACATTACCCTCACCCCTGGTGGCAAGAGAAAG ATGAATGCGAACCCAACCGCTTAA